One stretch of Pomacea canaliculata isolate SZHN2017 linkage group LG1, ASM307304v1, whole genome shotgun sequence DNA includes these proteins:
- the LOC112575475 gene encoding cytochrome P450 3A24-like, with amino-acid sequence MELLFGLDLPMYLLLLFIAVVLLYVYGTWSFGIWKSLGVDGPAPLPFFGHQCEINKKGYENSIRKWSQTYGRTFGIYCGRRPLLVTTDLDILKEVLVKDFNRFTDRFDKFELFPKEIQANLFIIGGADWKRVRTLLTPTFSSGKLKLMENHIDRCCINLTENLLEAIRKGERIDAKKYFGAYTLDVISSTAFGIQVNSQKDLNDPFVKDVASVMHEAGSSDGLLTVLAASVQFLVPVIKFLAIYLFPLTRWNSLLKNVNRIINERKQEKSRNAHTDFLQMIVSYEDPEGFAKGQMKSLSRTEVIAQAVVFFAAGYDTTSTTLQFLAYNLACCPEAQEKVVQEIQNLIGDGKPTYEGVAKLKYLDSVVQETLRMFPPLNTVNRMASEEVTIKGVTIPKGAGVCVPIANVMRDPEYFPDPDEFKPDRFIEGADGFVNPFSNLVFGFGPRQCIGMRLALLQIKMVMVHVLRKVRFIKTDDLKETPARKPGSFLSIVEKPLFITAVLREAATKTRVEH; translated from the exons ATGGAGTTACTGTTCGGGTTGGACTTGCCGATGTACTTGCTCTTGCTTTTCATTGCAGTCGTCCTGCTTTATGT CTATGGGACTTGGTCTTTTGGAATATGGAAGTCTCTTGGAGTGGATGGACCAGCACCTCTGCCTTTCTTTGGACACCAGTGTGAGATAAACAAAAAG GGATATGAAAACAGCATTCGGAAATGGTCACAGACTTATGGTCGCACATTTGG aatttactgTGGACGTCGGCCATTGCTGGTGACCACTGACCTTGACATCTTAAAGGAAGTGCTCGTTAAAGATTTCAACAGATTTACAGACAGATTT GACAAGTTTGAACTGTTTCCAAAAGAAATTCAAGCAAACCTTTTCATTATTGGAGGCGCAGACTGGAAAAGGGTTAGAACCCTATTGACACCTACATTTAGCTCAGGAAAACTGAAACTG ATGGAGAACCATATCGACAGGTGTTGTATAAATCTCACTGAAAATCTTCTGGAGGCCATAAGGAAAGGGGAAAGAATTGATGCCAAAAA ATACTTTGGAGCCTACACCCTGGACGTGATATCGAGCACAGCGTTTGGAATTCAAGTCAATTCACAGAAAGACCTCAACGACCCCTTCGTCAAGGATGTGGCCAGTGTTATGCACGAAGCCGGCAGCAGTGATGGATTGTTAACAGTTCTCGCAG cttCGGTTCAGTTTCTTGTTCCAGTGATAAAGTTCCTGGCGATCTATTTATTTCCACTAACGCGATGGAATTCGTTATTGAAAAACGTCAATCGTATAATAAATgaacgaaaacaagaaaaatcaagaaat GCACACACCGACTTCCTTCAAATGATTGTGAGTTATGAAGATCCTGAAGGTTTCGCAAAAGGGCAAATGAAAT CCTTGTCTAGGACTGAGGTCATTGCTCAAGCTGTCGTCTTCTTCGCTGCTGGATATGACACTACATCCACCACCCTTCAGTTCCTGGCCTATAACCTGGCTTGTTGTCCAGAAGCACAAGAGAAGGTTGTACAGGAAATCCAAAACCTAATTGGAGAT ggcAAACCTACTTACGAGGGTGTGGCAAAGCTGAAATATTTAGACAGCGTCGTGCAGGAAACACTGAGGATGTTCCCTCCTCTAAACAC CGTTAACAGAATGGCGTCAGAAGAGGTGACTATTAAAGGAGTCACTATTCCTAAGGGAGCTGGTGTCTGCGTTCCTATCGCCAACGTGATGAGGGACCCAGAGTATTTCCCTGACCCTGACGAGTTTAAACCCGATAG GTTCATTGAAGGCGCTGATGGATTCGTGAACCCTTTCTCTAACCTGGTCTTCGGGTTTGGACCTCGCCAGTGCATCGGCATGCGTCTGGCGCTGCTGCAGATCAAGATGGTCATGGTGCACGTGCTCCGGAAGGTCAGATTCATCAAAACAGATGATTTGAAG